From a region of the Anomalospiza imberbis isolate Cuckoo-Finch-1a 21T00152 chromosome 3, ASM3175350v1, whole genome shotgun sequence genome:
- the LOC137470120 gene encoding small basic protein 1-like, which produces MRVLCVVFAVLLLFSLATPGHGQPKGFCDGYCAHACGETEEWSFSPYCEELHCCIPSPKKGK; this is translated from the exons ATGAGGGTGCTCTGCGTGGTCTTTGCTGTGCTCCTGCTTTTCTCCCTGGCCACCCCAG GGCACGGGCAGCCCAAGGGCTTTTGTGACGGGTACTGCGCCCACGCGTGCGGCGAAACCGAGGAGTGGTCCTTCAGCCCCTACTGCGAGGAGCTGCACTGCTGCATCCCCTCTCCCAAAAAGGGGAAATGA